DNA from Dokdonella koreensis DS-123:
ATGCGCCTGCTCGGGCGCTGCCTGCGCGAACTCGGCCTGGGCGGTACGCCGGCCCTGGCGCCGTCCGGTTGAACGGCAGCGGATCGCCCTGATATCGCAAGACAGCCGGGCTCCAGCGCCGGGCCGCGACATCGCAGGCGCCCTGCGAGCACCGCTCAGCCCGAACGCCGTCGCGGCATAATGGGCGACTTTCCACGACCGGCCGACTCGACGCATTCCATGTACGGTTACAGCCAGACATCCGAGCCGGTGCGGCTCGAGCGCGATTGCGAGGCCGTCATGGTCCCGCAGGGCGACGTCGTCACCTTGCCGGCGGGGCAGGCGGGCTACATCACCCAGGCGCTGGGCGGGAGCTTCACGGTCTACGTGGACGGCAACCTCTTCCGGATCAAAGGGTCCGATGCCGACGCGCTCGGCAAGGCGGCGCCGCCACCGCTGGAACTGCCGGTGGACGCGGACGACGAAGCGGTCGAGCGGCTGGTCTGGGACCAGCTCAGGACCTGTTTCGATCCCGAGATCCCGGTCAACATCGTCGAGCTGGGCCTGGTCTACGACTGCGTGCTCGAGCACCGCGAGGACGGCATGCGCACGGTCGAGGTCCGCATGACGCTGACGGCGCCCGGCTGCGGCATGGGCGACATCCTGGTCGACGACGTGCGCACCAAGCTGGAACTGATCCCGACCATCGCCGAGGCCGATGTCGAGCTGGTCTTCGATCCGCCGTGGAACCAGGGCATGATGTCGGAAATCGCCCGACTCGAGACCGGCATGTTCTGAGCCGGGGCGGCGTCCGGCAGCCATGGGGAGGTCGAGGATGAAGAAGATCAAGGGGTGGGCCGTCGCGCTCGGGATGCTGGTCCTGACGCTGGCCTTCGACCTGGTGGTCTGGGGCGCCGTGCCGTCGCTGCCGCACGTCGGCGAGCACATCGCGGCGTCGGCGCGCCGGGAGGCGCCGCTCGCGGCCACCTACATCTTTCTGGGACGGCCCATCGACGATGCCGTGCCGACCCTGCGTGGCTACGGCGCCGGCTGGCTGGAACAAGCCTGGAGCGAGGGCTTCGCGCGGATCGCCGAGGACGGCCGGGTGGCGATGGACCTCGTCACCGGCTCGACCTGGAACGCCGCGCACCGCTGGATCAAGCTGGCGTACTGGGCGCCGCCGGTCCTGCTGCCGGTGTTCCTCGTACTGTGGGCGCGGCGGCCGCGCCAGATCCGCATGATGGGCGCGCGACGCTGAGCGTGCCGCCCCGGACCGGCCGACGGCGCGCCGGAAGCGGATGGATCACCCTTCGGTGTTGACCAGCGTGCCGATCTGCGCGCCTTCCATGATGCGCATCAGGTTGCCTGCCACGCCCATGTCGTAGATGCGCAGCGGCATCCGGTGGTCGCGGCACAGCGCGATCGCGCTGGTGTCCATCACCCGCAGGTCGCGGTGGATGACTTCCTCGTAGGACAGGTGATCGTAGCGCTTGGCGGTCGGATCCTTGGCCGGGTCGGCCGTATAGACGCCGTCCACCTTGGTCGCCTTGAGCAGCAGGTCGGCGCCGACCTCCACCGCCCTCAGCGCGGCGGCCGAGTCGGTGGTGAAGAACGGATTGCCGGTGCCGGCGGCGAACAGGACGATGCGGCCCTTCTCGAGGTGCCGGACCGCGCGGCGGCGAATGAAGTCCTCGCAGACCTCGTTGATCTTGATTGCGCTCATCGTGCGCGCGAACCCGCCGGCCTTCTCGATCGCGTCCTGCATGGCCAGTGCGTTCATGACGGTGGCCAGCATGCCCATGTGGTCGCCGGTCACGCGGTCCATGCCGGCCGCCGCGAGGCCCTCGCCGCGGAAGATGTTGCCGCCGCCGATCACGACGCCGACCTGCACACCGGCCTTCTGGACCTCGATGATCTCGCGCGCCAGGCGCTGGATCACCTTCGGGTCGATGCCGTAGTCGGCTTCACCCATCAGTGCCTCGCCGGAGAGCTTGAGCAGAATGCGACGGTACGCGATCGAGCGGGTCATCAGGTTCTCCGAGGCGGGCAAAACAGCCGGATTTTACCCGAAGCGTCCATATGAAAATCATGTGACGGCCCTTGCCGGGCCGAATGCACGTGCGGCAGATGCGCACAACGAAAAAAGGCCGCGGTTTCCCGCGGCCTTTCGGGGTGGCGAACCACCGTCCTGTTCAGGCCAGTCCGGCCTGCTTCATGACTTCGGCGGCGTAGTCTTCCACGACCTTCTCGATACCCTCGCCGACGACCAGGCGGTGCATCGAAACGACTTCCGCGCCTTCCTTCTTGAGGACGGCGCCGACGGTCTCGTTGCTGTCCAGCACGTAGGGCTGGCCGGTGAGCGTGACGTCGTTGATGATCTTGTTGATCTTTCCGCTGATGATCTTCTCGAGGATCTCGGCCGGCTTGGCCTTGTCCTTCTCGGACATCTTGGCCAGCTCGATCTCCTTCTCCTTGGCGATGAAGTCGGCCGGGACGTCCTTCTCGGCGATGTACGGGGGATTCATCGCGGCGACGTGCATCGCGATGCCGCGTGCCAGCTCGGCGGAACCCCCCTTGACCTCGACCAGGACGCCGATGCGCCCGCCATGCACGTAGGCACCGACCGCGTGGGCGCTGTCGAGGCTGACGAGACGGCGCACCTGGACGTTCTCGCCGACCTTGGCGATCAGCGCCGAGCGCGCTTCCTCGACCGTGCCGCCGCCCGGATAGGTAGCGGCCTTGAGTGCGGCCACGTCGGCCACGCCGGCACCGGCGACCGCCGCCTTGGCGACGTTCTCGACGAAGCCGAGGAAGTTCTCGTCCTTCGCCACGAAGTCGGTCTCGCTGTTGATCTCGACCAGCGCCGAGCGCGAGCCTTCCTGGCCCAGGACGATGCGGCCCTCGGCGGCCACGCGGTCGGCCTTCTTGTCGGCCTTGGCGAGCCCGGCCTTGCGCAGCCACTCGATGGCGGCTTCGATGTCGCCGTTGTTCTGGGTGAGCGCCTTCTTGCACTCCATCATGCCGGCGCCGGAACGCTCACGCAGTTCCTTGACCAGCTGTGCGGTGATTTCCATCGGAAAACCTCGATTGCTTGCGACGCGGCGGCGACCCGCCGCGTGGAATGTAGAGATGTCGGTGACGACGGCCGTGCCGGCGCGTCGCCCGCCTCGCGGGAGAGGAACCGGCAAGCGCGACAGGCTAGCGCCGCACGCTTGCCGGCATGTGTCACTCGCTCCGGTCGGCGCCGCCGCGCGGGGCGTCGCCACGCTTGCCGGCCGGTGCGCCACGGCGGTTCGGCGGTGCCTTGCGCGGTGCCGGCTTGTTGCGGCGGTTGTCGCGGTCGGCGGCGTCCTTCTTCGTGACAGGGTTGCCGTCGGCGTCCAGCTCGACGAACTCGTCCTTCTCGCTGGCCGCGATCTGCGGGGCGGCCGCCTTGCCTTCCAGGACCGCGTCGGCGACGGCGCGCGCATAGAGTTGCACCGCGCGGATCGCGTCGTCGTTGCCGGGGATCGCGTAGTCGACCAGGCTCGGGTCGTAGTTGGTGTCGACCACCGCCACGACCGGGATGCCGAGCTTCTTGGCTTCGAGCACGGCGATGTTCTCGTGGCCGATGTCGATCACGAACAGCGCGTCGGGCAGGCGGCCCATGTCCTTGATGCCGCCCAGCGACTTCTCGAGCTTCTCGCGCTCGCGCTGGAGGCTCAGGATCTCGTGCTTGACCAGGCGGTCGAAGGTGCCGTCCGTCGCGCCGGCCTCCAGCTCCTTGAGCCGGGCCACGGACTGCTTGACGGTACGGAAGTTGGTCAGCATGCCGCCGAGCCAGCGGGCAGCGATGTACGGCATGCCGCAGCGGGCGGCTTCTTCCTTGACCGCGTCGCGCGCCGAGCGCTTGGTGCCGACGAACAGGATCGTGCCGCGCTTCTGCGCCAGGCCCGACACGAAGTTCATCGCGTCGTTGAACAGCGGCAGGGTCTTCTCGAGGTTGATGATGTGGATCTTGCCGCGCGCGCCGAAGATGTAGTCGGCCATGCGGGGATTCCAGTAACGCGTCTGGTGACCGAAGTGCACGCCAGCTTCCAGCATCTGGCGCATCGTGACCTGAGGCATTTGATTGACTCCAATCGTGCGTGGGCGACCGTGCCGGTATGATTGCGGCTCGGTACTGCCCGGGGTTGAACCTCCACGTATCCCCGCCTGCGACCCGAGGCCTGTTCGGCCCGGGCACCCCGAAAGCGGTGACGATACGTGTGCGGATTTGGCGGGTTCGCCATCTATGGCCTTGCCGGATTGCCCGGCGGGCCATATTTCCGTAGCGTCGCCAGCAACTTGCGATAACGGCGCCACGAAACCGTACAATTGTACGCCGTCCCCGGCACCGCCACAAGTCATCCGGAACCGCTCACTGCCCATGCACGTCAAGATCAAGACTCCCGACCAGATCCAGAAGATGCGCGAGGCCGGCCGCCTGGCCGCCGAAGTGCTGGAAATGCTCGTCGAACACGTCAAGCCCGGCGTGACCACCGAGGAACTGGACCGTCTGGCCCACGACCACATCGTCGACGTGCAGAAGGCGGTCCCCGCCAACGTCGGCTACAAGGGCTATCCCAAGACCCTGTGCACGTCCGTCAACCACGTGATCTGCCACGGGATCCCGAGTCCGTCGAAGGTGCTCAAGGACGGCGACATCGTCAACATCGACGTCACCGTGATCCGCGACGGCTGGCATGGCGACACCAGCCGCATGTACTTCGTCGGCCAGCCGTCGGTGCTGGCCAGGCGGCTGGTGGACACCACGCTCGAAGCGATGCTGCGCGGCATCGCGCAGGTACGCCCCGGGGCGACGCTCGGCGACATCGGCCACGCGATCCAGAAGCACGCCGAGGCGCAGGGCTTCTCGGTCGTGCGCGAGTACTGCGGGCACGGCATCGGGCAGATCTACCACGAGGACCCGCAGGTGCTGCACTACGGCCAGGCCGGCGCGGGCCTGCGCCTGGAGAAGGGCATGACCTTCACGGTCGAGCCGATGCTCAACGCCGGCAAGCCGCAGACCCGCCTGCTGCCGGACGGCTGGACCGTGGTGACGCGCGACCACTCCCTGTCGGCCCAGTGGGAGCACACCATCGTCGTCACCGACGACGGCCACGAGATCCTGACGCCCTGGCCGCGAGCGGCCTGAGTCCCCGATGAGCGGCGCGCCGAACGATCGCGAGGCGCCGCCCCACCGCGAACCGGCGGTGCCGGCACTGCGGCGCCTGGCCGACCCCATCCCCCGCTCGGGCGTCGATGCGAGCGCCCGCCTGGGCCTGCGCCAGTTCCTGGCCGATGGCGACCGCGACCTCACCGGCGCGTTCGGCGACGGCGTCGCGGCGACGCGCCTGGTCGCGGCGCGGGCGGCCATGGTCGACCGGGTCGCGCTGCACGTCTGGCGCGCCTGGCTCGGCGACCGGGAAGGCATGGCGCTGCTGGCCGTCGGCGGCTACGGGCGGCGCGAGCTGTTCCCGCATTCGGACGTGGACCTGCTGGTGCTGACCGCCGGCCCGATCGCCGAGGCCCGCCAGCAGCGGGCGCTCGAGATGTTCCTCTCCACGCTGTGGGACATCGGCCTCAAGCCGGGCCATGCCGTGCGCGACGCGGACGGCTGCCGCCGGCTGGCCGGCCAGGACGAGACCGTCTATTCGGCCCTGCTCGACGCGCGCCCGCTGGCCGGGGACGACGCCCTGGGCACGGCGCTGACCGCATCGCTGCCGGACCAGCGCCTGTGGACGCCGCTGGCCTTCCTGGAGGCCAAGCAGGCCGACCGCGTCGCGCGCCGGCGACGCTTCGGCGACACCGCCTACAACCTGGAACCCAACCTCAAGGAAGGCCCCGGCGGCCTGCGCGACCTGCACCTGATCGCCTGGCTCGATCGCATCGCTGCGGCCACGCTGCTGGACGAAGACGAGCGCCAGGCCGTGGCCACCGCCCGCGAGCGCCTGTTCCGGGTCCGCTACGCCCTGCACCTGGAGGCGGGGCGGCCGGAGGAACGGCTGCTGTTCGACCACCAGCGGTCGCTGGCCCAGCGCTTCGGCTATCGCGACGAAAGCCGGCGCAACCTGGGCGTCGAGCAGTTCATGCAACGCTATTTTCGTGCGACCAGCCGCATCGCGGCCGCCTGCGACGATGCGATCGACCGGGCGCTGGAGCGGCTGGAACCGGCACCGCCGACCGCCGTCCCGATCGGCGACGGCCTGGTGCGCATCGGCGACCGCATCGCCCTGGACGAGGCCGTCTCGCTCGAACGGGAACCGGGCCGCCTCGTCACGCTGTTCGCGTCGCTGGACCGGCTGCCCGGCGTCACCGGGCTGCGGGCCTCGACCACGCGCCGCGTGCGCCGGCTGCTGCGTGACCCGGCGTTCGATCCCGATCGGGCCGACGTGCTCGCCGCGGTCCGGGAGGTCCTCGAGGGAGACACGGTCCAGGCCGTCGCGACCGTGTCGACGATGGCGCACTACGGCCTGCTCGCGCGCCTGGTGCCCGGCTTCGCGCGGGTCAGCGGCCGTATGCAATACGACCTGTTCCATGTCTACACCGTCGACGAGCACACCTTGCGCGTGCTGGGCTTCATGGCGCGCTTCGCCGCACCCGACCCGAGCGGCGAGTTCGCGCTGGCGCGGTCGATCTTCCCGCGCCTGCCGCAGCCATCGCTGCTGCTGCTGGCCGGCCTGTTCCACGACATCGCCAAGGGGCGCGGCGGCGACCATTCCGTGCTGGGGGTGGAGGACGCCCAGCAGTTCTGCGCCAAGCTCGGTCTGCCGCGGGCCGACATCGAGCTGGTCGCCTGGCTGGTGCGCTGGCACCTCCTGATGAGCACGACGGCCCAGCGCCAGGACATCACCGACCCGGAGGTCGTGCATCGCTTCGCCTCCGAGGTGGCCGACTGGGAGCGACTGGACTACCTGTACCTGCTCACCGTCGCCGACATCTGCGGCACCAGCCCCAAGCTCTGGAACTCCTGGAAGGACCGCCTGCTGTCGGACCTCTACGGCGCGACGCGCTTCGCCTTGCGCGAGCGCCGCGAACTGCCTCCGCTGGCGGCGGAGCGCGCCGACGCCTGCCGCGATCGCGCCCGCCGCCTCCTCGACGGGCGCGGCATCGACGCGGCGGCGATCACGCGCATCTGGAGCGTGTTCCCGGAAAGCAGCTTCCTGCGCTACAGCCCCGACCAGATCGCCTGGCAGACGGCCGCGATCGCCCAGGCGGACACGCTGCCGCTGGTCAAGGTGCGGCCCGAAGGGCTGCGCGGAACCAGCGAGATCTTCATCCACGCCGCCGACCGGGAAGGCCTGTTCGCCGCGGTCACCGCCGTACTCGACCGCCGGCAGCTGGACATCGTGGAGGCGCGCGTCGTCACCTCGCGCACCGGCCAGGTGCTCGACACCTTCCTGATCCTCGATGCGCACGGCCATACCCTGTCCGCGGAGGCCTGCGGGCAGATCGAACGGCAGCTGCTGGACATGCTCGAGCGCCAGGCGTTCGACGTGGTGCCGGCGGTGCGGACCCTGCCGCGCACGCTCAAGCATTTCCAGGTCGAGCCGCGCGTCGTCTTCCGCGCCGACCCGGTACGCCGCCGGACGCGGCTGGCCTTGATCTGCACCGACCGTCCCGGCCTCCTGGCGGCCGTCGCGCAGGCCCTGCGCGACCGCAAGGTGCGCGTGCACGATGCGCGCATCGTCACCTTCGGCGAGCGGGTGGAAGATTTCTTCGAAATCACCGACGATGCCGGCGCACCGCTCGATGCCGCCGCGCAGGAGTCCCTGCGTGCGGTCCTGATGGACCGCCTGCTGCCCGCGGCCGCGCCGGCTTCGGCCAGCGCGTGAGCGCATCGACGGCCCTTGGTTTTCCCATCTGCCTGGACGACATGATCGAACGACTGATTGAAGATGCGTGGGAACGCCGCGCACAGCTGGACCCGGCCGAAATCGAAGCGCAGCTCCGCCCCGCGGTCGAGCAGACGATGGACCTGCTCGAGACCGGGCAGGCGCGCGTCGCCGAGCCGGACGGGCAGGGCGGCTGGCAGGTCAACGCCTGGCTCAAGAAGGCGGTGCTGCTGTACTTCCGGATCAACGGCAACAGCGTGGTCGACCGCGGCGCGATGCCGGGTTTCGACAAGGTTCCGCTGCGTTTCATCGACGCCGACGAGGCGGCGTTCCGCAAGGTCGGCGCCCGCTTCGTGCCGGGATCGCTGGTGCGCCGCGGCGCGCACATCGCCGCGGACGTGGTGCTGATGCCCAGCTACGTGAACATCGGTGCCCATGTCGGCGCCGGGACGATGGTCGACACCTGGGCGACGGTCGGGTCCTGCGCGCAGATCGGCCGCAACGTCCACCTGTCGGGCGGCGTCGGCATCGGCGGCGTCCTGGAGCCGCTGCAGGCCGGGCCGACGATCATCGAGGACGACTGCTTCGTCGGCGCCCGCTCGGAAGTGGTCGAGGGCGTCGTGGTCGAGCGCGGCAGCGTGATCGGCATGGGCGTGTTCCTCGGCCAGTCGACGCGCATCTACGACCGTGCCAGCGGCACCGTCAGCTACGGCCGCGTGCCCGCCGGCAGCGTCGTGGTGGCCGGCTCGCTGCCGGCGGCGGACGGCAGCCACAGCCTCTACGCCGCCGTCATCGTCAAGCGCGTCGACGACCGGACACGCGCCAAGACCGCGATCAACGAACTGCTGCGGGGGGAATGATGGGCGCCATCACGCTCTATGGCCTGACCAAGTGCTCGACCTGCCAGAAGGCGGTCGCCTGGCTGCAGCGCGCCGGCGTCGAGCACCGGTTCGTCGACTACCGCGAGCATCCGGTGCCGGCCGCCACGCTCAAGCACTGGGCCGGCGCGGTCGGCGGCTTCGAGAAGCTGGTCAATCGCACCGGCATGACCTGGCGCAACCTTCCCGACGCGCGCAAGAAGCCCGGCAGCGATGCGGAATGGACGTTGCTGATCCGTGAGTATCCCGCGCTGGTGCGGCGACCGGTGGCCGTCGCCGAGGACGGCGAGATCAGCCTCGGCTTCAGCGACGCCCTGTTCAAGCGCCGCTTCGCCGCATGAGCGAGGTGCTCGCCCTGGCTTCGGCGTTGATCCGGCGCGCCTCGGTGACGCCGGACGATGCCGGCTGCCAGGCGCTGCTGGCCGAACGCCTGGCGCGTGCCGGCTTCGCCTGCGAGCACCTGCGCTACGGCGAGGTCGACAATCTCTGGGCCACGCACGGCAGCGGCGGACCGGTGCTGGTGTTCCTCGGCCATACCGACGTCGTACCGAGCGGGCCGCCCGAGGCCTGGGCCAGCCCGCCGTTCGAGCCGAGCCTTCGCGACGGCCGTCTCTACGGCCGCGGCGCGGCCGACATGAAGTCGAGCGTCGCGGCGATGACGGTCGCCCTGGAGGCCTTCGTCGCGGCGCGGCCCGGTCATCGCGGGACCGTCGCCCTGCTGCTCACCTCGGACGAGGAGGGCATCGCCCAGGACGGGATCCGGCGCGTGGCCCGCACCTTCGTCGAGCGCGGCCAGCGGATCGACTGGTGCGTGGTCGGCGAGCCCTCCTCGCAGCAGGCGCTGGGCGACCTGATCCGCGTCGGCCGGCGTGGCTCCCTAACGGGCCGCCTGCGCATCGCCGGCATCCAGGGACATGTCGCCTATCCGCACAAGGCGCTCAATCCGATCCACGCCTTCGCGCCGGCGCTCGCGGAACTGGCCGTCACCCGCTGGGACGCGGGTGACGCGGCCTTTCCGCCGACCTCGTTCCAGGTATCGAACATCAGCGCGGGCACCGGCGCCGACAACGTGATTCCGGGCAGCCTCTCGGCGGTGTTCAATTTCCGTTTCGGCGTCGCCAGCTCGGCCGACGGCCTGATCGACCGTGTCGAGACGGTGCTGCGCACGCACGCGCTGGACTTCGAGATCGCCTGGCATCGCTCCGGCGAACCATTCGTGACGACCGGAGGACGGCTGCGCCAGGTGGTGATCGAAGCGCTCCACATGCGGTGCGGTATGGAGCCCGAGGCGAGCACCGGCGGCGGAACCTCGGACGGACGTTTCATCGCGCCGCTCGGCGCCGAAGTCGTCGAGCTGGGGCCCTGCAACGAGAGCATCCACAAAATCGATGAATCGATCGCGCTGGATGAATTGGAAGCGCTCCCGGGGCTGTATCAGGAAATCGCCGAACGGCTGATCGGCACCGGCGATTAGATCATTCGCGCGATATCGTCCAGTCCCCTGCGCGGGGCGCTTCGCCGCATCATGTTATTTGGCGAGATGGCGTATCGGCACTATGGAAGCGCTGCCGGCTGCTGTGCTAGGGTTATAAGTTATGACCGGACGATCATCCCGGCCGTGGTTTTGCGATAACACTCTTCGTACGGGATGTTTCGTAACCCTCGGTTGATGCAGCGAGTTCTCGCTGCATCCATGCGGTGATACGCGGCAATCGGACTGCACCTTTCCACTGGAATGCCCGGATACGGATACGGGCCGGATGCTAGGGGAGTCAACGTTGCGCAATATGCAGTCTGTTGAACGATGGGTTTCGCCGGTTGGCCTTCGCTCGCTCGCGGTCGTGGTGCTCGCCCTCGTTTCTTTGGCCGCCGCTTCGGTGACGGCACTGGATTTCACGCCCCACGGTACGCAGCCGGGGCTGCTCAGCGACTTGAACGACGCCTCCACCTGCTCGTCCTGCCATCGCGGGTACGATGCGACCACGGCGCGTTTTCTGCCGCACAACACCTGGGGCGGTTCGATGATGGCCAACGCGGCCCGCGACCCGCTGTTCTGGGCGGCGCTGGACGTGGCCAACAACGACATTCCCGGTGTCGGCGACTATTGCATCCGCTGCCACACACCGCGCGGCTGGCTGCGCGGCCATTCGACCAAACCCGGCAATGGCGGCGCCCCCAATCCTCAGGGCGCATTGGGCTGTCTGCTCGAAGGCAGCTACGACCATGATGCCGGCAAGCTGAACGACTACGGCGGCGTCGACTGCCATTTCTGCCACCGGCTGATGCCCAGCGGTCCGCAGTCGCAGCCGCTGTTCGTCGAGAACGCCAACTTCTGGGTCGACGACGCCCAGGAATGCCTGACGCCCGACGGTTCGGGCTACGGCGGCCCGTGCCGCCGCGGCCCCTATACCTATACGGAAGGCAACCTGACGCCGCCGCACGGCTGGGTCTATTCCTCGTACCACGAAAGCTCGGCGATCTGCGGCAACTGCCACAACGTGACGTCGCCGCAGACCGATGCGGGCACCTATGCGCAGACGCTGCGCCTCAACAACGGCACCGACACCGGCATCCCGTTCCCGATCGAGCGCACCTACGCCGAGTGGAACCAGAGCCTGTTCGCCGACGCGATCTTCCGCGACGGCCTGACCGAGGTACCGCAGGGCACGCCGGCCGTGGTCCGCGCCGAGCAATGCCAGCAATGCCACATGCGCGATTCGCAGGATCCCGCCGCCAAGGCCTGCCAGCAGAATCCCCCCGGCTCGCGCACCGGCAACCTGCCGATCCACGACCTCGTCGGCGGCAATACCTGGATCCCGGCGATCATCAAGGGCCAATACGGTGGGCAGAGCGGCCTCGGACGCGACGGCGACTACGACCAGGCGGTGGCCGCGGCACGCCTGATGCTCGAATCGAGCGCGCAGGTCGGCGCCACCGTGACCGCCTATACCGCGCCGACCCCGGGCAGTGCTGGGTCGGTCAGCGCCAACGTGGACATCGTCAACCTCAGCGGCCACAAGCTGCCGACCGGCTATGCCGAAGGTCGCCGCATGTGGATCAATGTCCAGGTGCGCGACGGCAACGCCAACGTCGTCGCCGAAAGCGCCGCCTACAACCCGGCGACCGCCGTATTGACCCAGGACGCCCAGGCGAAGGTCTACGAGGCGCTGCAGGGCATCTGGGATCCGGGCAGCAGCACCTGCAAGACCGAGGAGGCCGGGCGCAAGCTGTTCCACTTCGTGCTGAACAACTGCGTCGCCAAGGACAACCGGATCCCGCCGCTCGGTTTCCGCGCCAAGACCACCGCGGACCCGAACGGCTACGAGACCCAGCCGGTCGGCTACACCTATCCGGAGACCTCGCCGGGTTCGGGCGTCCTGGTCAATCGCGACCGCACGCCCTATACCTTCGCGATCCCGGCCGGCACCCAGGGCCCGATCAGCCTGCGTGTCTCGCTGAGGTACCAGACCTCCAGCAAGGAATACATCGAATTCCTGCGCGACGAAGCCGTCGAGCACGGATTCGCGGCCGAGAACACGCTGTGCTCCGGCGGCCCGGACCGGCCGTTCGACGTGGGTCCCCAGTCGCAGAGCCGCGGCGAGTACATGTATTCGCTCTGGAACAACCCGGCCTACGGCAAGTCCCCGCCCGAGGACATCCAGGTCGTCACGATTCCCGCCGCGAGGCCCGCACGATGAAGCTCCAGTCGTTCTTGTCGGTACTTGTCGGCAGCCTGTTGCTGCACGGCTGCGCCTCGCGTTCGGCCGATCGTGCCGCCGATGCCCGCCCGGTCGCCGAGCCGGTCGCGAGCGCGGCGCCAGCAGAAGGCCGCATGCAGGGCTATGTGGTGCTGCGCCGGTACCAGGACCGCTTCAAGGTGGACGGCAGGGAAGTCGTGCGCGACGCCGAGTACGGCTGGGACTACGCCCGCGGCATGACGGTGCTGAAGATGTTCGACACCGATGGCCGGCTGGTCTCCGAGGAGGACCGGCCCGGCGAATCGCTGCGGTTGACCGAGGCCGAGAACGCGCGCGCCGAGGTGCTGGTTCGCACGCATCCGCAACTCGCCGACATTCTCAACCAGCCCGGCGACACCAAGATCTGGATCGGCGGTTTCATCCTGCGCGAGCCGGACGATCCCTACTGCAAGCCCGGTTCGCGCTGCGTCCACGTCATCGCTTCAAAAGACAACGGCGACACACCCGTCGCCCATGCCATCGTCGACCTCATGCGGGACCGGGTCGTCTATCCCTTCTATCACCAACAGGCCGGCAACCCGTCCGGCAAGCGCTCGGAGAAGTCGTCATGAAATCGATTCATCACGCGAGTCTGGGATTGCTCTTGCTGGGCCTTCTGGGCGGTCATGAAGTCCTTGCCGCCACGCCGACCTGCACCGGCAGCGAGACCAAGCTGAGCTGGCCGGCGGCCAACCCGGTCTGGGAAATGTGCTGGCTGCGGCCGAGCCAGAGCGTCGGACCGGACGGTTCGGGACTGGAAGTGCGCGACGTCCACTACAACGGCATTCCGGTGATGCGCCGCATGCACGCGCCGCTGCTGTTCGCCGAGTACCGCAACGGCGCCGGCGGCAACTGCTACCGCGACTGGAAGGACGAGAACACGACCATCCTCGCCGTTCCGGCGGTGCAGAACACGCTCGGCACGCC
Protein-coding regions in this window:
- the pyrH gene encoding UMP kinase, coding for MTRSIAYRRILLKLSGEALMGEADYGIDPKVIQRLAREIIEVQKAGVQVGVVIGGGNIFRGEGLAAAGMDRVTGDHMGMLATVMNALAMQDAIEKAGGFARTMSAIKINEVCEDFIRRRAVRHLEKGRIVLFAAGTGNPFFTTDSAAALRAVEVGADLLLKATKVDGVYTADPAKDPTAKRYDHLSYEEVIHRDLRVMDTSAIALCRDHRMPLRIYDMGVAGNLMRIMEGAQIGTLVNTEG
- the sufT gene encoding putative Fe-S cluster assembly protein SufT — its product is MYGYSQTSEPVRLERDCEAVMVPQGDVVTLPAGQAGYITQALGGSFTVYVDGNLFRIKGSDADALGKAAPPPLELPVDADDEAVERLVWDQLRTCFDPEIPVNIVELGLVYDCVLEHREDGMRTVEVRMTLTAPGCGMGDILVDDVRTKLELIPTIAEADVELVFDPPWNQGMMSEIARLETGMF
- the rpsB gene encoding 30S ribosomal protein S2, whose product is MPQVTMRQMLEAGVHFGHQTRYWNPRMADYIFGARGKIHIINLEKTLPLFNDAMNFVSGLAQKRGTILFVGTKRSARDAVKEEAARCGMPYIAARWLGGMLTNFRTVKQSVARLKELEAGATDGTFDRLVKHEILSLQREREKLEKSLGGIKDMGRLPDALFVIDIGHENIAVLEAKKLGIPVVAVVDTNYDPSLVDYAIPGNDDAIRAVQLYARAVADAVLEGKAAAPQIAASEKDEFVELDADGNPVTKKDAADRDNRRNKPAPRKAPPNRRGAPAGKRGDAPRGGADRSE
- the map gene encoding type I methionyl aminopeptidase, yielding MHVKIKTPDQIQKMREAGRLAAEVLEMLVEHVKPGVTTEELDRLAHDHIVDVQKAVPANVGYKGYPKTLCTSVNHVICHGIPSPSKVLKDGDIVNIDVTVIRDGWHGDTSRMYFVGQPSVLARRLVDTTLEAMLRGIAQVRPGATLGDIGHAIQKHAEAQGFSVVREYCGHGIGQIYHEDPQVLHYGQAGAGLRLEKGMTFTVEPMLNAGKPQTRLLPDGWTVVTRDHSLSAQWEHTIVVTDDGHEILTPWPRAA
- the glnD gene encoding [protein-PII] uridylyltransferase, with the translated sequence MSGAPNDREAPPHREPAVPALRRLADPIPRSGVDASARLGLRQFLADGDRDLTGAFGDGVAATRLVAARAAMVDRVALHVWRAWLGDREGMALLAVGGYGRRELFPHSDVDLLVLTAGPIAEARQQRALEMFLSTLWDIGLKPGHAVRDADGCRRLAGQDETVYSALLDARPLAGDDALGTALTASLPDQRLWTPLAFLEAKQADRVARRRRFGDTAYNLEPNLKEGPGGLRDLHLIAWLDRIAAATLLDEDERQAVATARERLFRVRYALHLEAGRPEERLLFDHQRSLAQRFGYRDESRRNLGVEQFMQRYFRATSRIAAACDDAIDRALERLEPAPPTAVPIGDGLVRIGDRIALDEAVSLEREPGRLVTLFASLDRLPGVTGLRASTTRRVRRLLRDPAFDPDRADVLAAVREVLEGDTVQAVATVSTMAHYGLLARLVPGFARVSGRMQYDLFHVYTVDEHTLRVLGFMARFAAPDPSGEFALARSIFPRLPQPSLLLLAGLFHDIAKGRGGDHSVLGVEDAQQFCAKLGLPRADIELVAWLVRWHLLMSTTAQRQDITDPEVVHRFASEVADWERLDYLYLLTVADICGTSPKLWNSWKDRLLSDLYGATRFALRERRELPPLAAERADACRDRARRLLDGRGIDAAAITRIWSVFPESSFLRYSPDQIAWQTAAIAQADTLPLVKVRPEGLRGTSEIFIHAADREGLFAAVTAVLDRRQLDIVEARVVTSRTGQVLDTFLILDAHGHTLSAEACGQIERQLLDMLERQAFDVVPAVRTLPRTLKHFQVEPRVVFRADPVRRRTRLALICTDRPGLLAAVAQALRDRKVRVHDARIVTFGERVEDFFEITDDAGAPLDAAAQESLRAVLMDRLLPAAAPASASA
- the tsf gene encoding translation elongation factor Ts, coding for MEITAQLVKELRERSGAGMMECKKALTQNNGDIEAAIEWLRKAGLAKADKKADRVAAEGRIVLGQEGSRSALVEINSETDFVAKDENFLGFVENVAKAAVAGAGVADVAALKAATYPGGGTVEEARSALIAKVGENVQVRRLVSLDSAHAVGAYVHGGRIGVLVEVKGGSAELARGIAMHVAAMNPPYIAEKDVPADFIAKEKEIELAKMSEKDKAKPAEILEKIISGKINKIINDVTLTGQPYVLDSNETVGAVLKKEGAEVVSMHRLVVGEGIEKVVEDYAAEVMKQAGLA